The genomic stretch CCGGAGTGGCCGCCTACTGCGGCCGGGAATCCGCCGCACACCGCCGGGTCGCCCGCGAGGCCCGCGCCCGGCACCTGCAGCTGGCCGCGCTCAACCCGTACCTGGCCAACATGCCGGAGGAGGAGAGCATCCGGCTCAAGGGTGAGCTCGCGCCGGGCTACTTCGCACCGGCGAGCACCGACCGGACGGACGGAGCCGCCGACGCCGGCAGCGGCGGGCCGCTGTCCCGAGAGCAGCTCACCGACCTCGTCCAGGCCCTGATCACCAAGGGCTCCCCGCGCTGACCGACCGGCGCCGACCCGCCACGCCGCCCAGCGGATCCACACAACGGAGGTGTCCATGGGGGACCCGACCCTCGCCGCGTACGCACAGAGCCTGGCCCCGCCGCCGTACGACCGCGCGACCGCGAGCCGCCGTCGAGCGCCCATCGAGGGGGCCCTCGGCCGGTCCACCCTCCGCGTCACCCGGATGTTCGAGAGCGGCTCGTGGAGCCACGGGACGGCGATCAAGGCCAAGAGCGACGTGGACTACATGGCCGCGGCGACCGGAACCCGGCCGACGTACCCGAGCAGCGCCCTGGCGACGGCCAGGACGGCGATCAGCCTCTGCGACCCCAGCATCGCGACGGCGCGGGTGTCCTCTCCGGTGGTGCAGGTCGCCTACTACACGCCGCCGAACTTCGAGATCGCCCCGGCCTGGTTCAAGGGCCGGTCGCCGGGCGGATACGACGTCTACTGGATCGGCGGCCGCGGCGACGAGTGGGTGCAGTCGGCACCGGCAGCGCACCTGGCCTACGTGGACCGGCAGAACGACCGGCTCGGCAAGAAGGTCAAGCCGCTGGTGCGGCTGCTCAAGGCGTGGAAGCACCACGCCGGAGCCCCGGTGTCGTCGTTCTACCTGGAGATGCGCACCGCCGAGCACGCCGCTGGCGAGGCGTCGATCGTCTACGAGATCGATCTCATCTCGGTCATCCGCACGATCGTGGAGATGGGCGCTCGGGACATGAACGATCCCCAGCACATCGTCGGCCGCATCCCCGCATGCTCATCGGACGAGAAGCGCCGCCAGACCGTCCGGCTGCTCGAGAACGCCTGGCGCTCGCTGTTCACCGCCTCCCAGGCGCGGGCGCGCGGAGACCGCGCCGCCTACTGGCACGCCATGTGCGCGGTCTTCGGCTCGGACTACCCGTGGCCGACCTGGTGACCGAGGCGGCCTGGCGGGACGCGGCCGCCGAGGAGCTGCGTCAGCTGATCGACGACATGCTGCACACCGAGAAGGCGCACCTGACGACCGCCGCGCGCCTGCAGAAGGTGCACCGTCCCCTCGGTGGGCTGGCCGCGCTCCTCGCAGCAGCCGGCGGCGCCACGGTCCTCGCCGATCTCAGCGCCCTGCTGGCCGGCTTCCTCGCCCTCGGGGCCGCGCTGGCTTCTGGGGTGCTGACCTTCCTCAAGCCCGACCAGCTGGCCGAGCAGCACCTGGGTGCCGGCCGTCAACTGGGCGCTCTCCGCGTGCGGGCCCGGCAGACGCTGCACCTCGACGTCGCCCGGCTGTCCACGGACGAGCTCCGGACCGCGATCGCAGGCATCGCGGAGGACAAGGCGAAGATCGACTCCGCCGCGCCGGGCACCAACGACAAGGACTACGCCGTCGGCCGCCAGAAGATCCTCAACGGCACGTACGACCGGGACCGGTAGTCGGTTCC from Blastococcus sp. PRF04-17 encodes the following:
- a CDS encoding SMODS domain-containing nucleotidyltransferase; this encodes MGDPTLAAYAQSLAPPPYDRATASRRRAPIEGALGRSTLRVTRMFESGSWSHGTAIKAKSDVDYMAAATGTRPTYPSSALATARTAISLCDPSIATARVSSPVVQVAYYTPPNFEIAPAWFKGRSPGGYDVYWIGGRGDEWVQSAPAAHLAYVDRQNDRLGKKVKPLVRLLKAWKHHAGAPVSSFYLEMRTAEHAAGEASIVYEIDLISVIRTIVEMGARDMNDPQHIVGRIPACSSDEKRRQTVRLLENAWRSLFTASQARARGDRAAYWHAMCAVFGSDYPWPTW
- a CDS encoding SLATT domain-containing protein; translated protein: MADLVTEAAWRDAAAEELRQLIDDMLHTEKAHLTTAARLQKVHRPLGGLAALLAAAGGATVLADLSALLAGFLALGAALASGVLTFLKPDQLAEQHLGAGRQLGALRVRARQTLHLDVARLSTDELRTAIAGIAEDKAKIDSAAPGTNDKDYAVGRQKILNGTYDRDR